DNA sequence from the Fundidesulfovibrio magnetotacticus genome:
GCCAAGATGCCCCTCATCGACGAGGACGGAGAGGTGCACGGGGTGCTCGGGGTCTACGCCGACATCACCCGCCGCCGCCTGGACGAGGAGAGTCTGCGCGCCAGCGAGGCCAAATACCGCAAGCTCCACGAGAGTCTCATGGACGGCTACGTCCGGATGGATTTGGAGGGCCGCATCCTGGAGAGCAACGCCTCCTTCAAGGCGCTCACCGGCTACGACGACGCGGAGTTGGCCCTGCTCACCAACGAGGAGATCACCCCGTCCCCCTGGTGCGAGCTGGAGGCCGGCATCGTCCGGGAACAGGTGCACAACAGGGGCTACTCCGACGTGTTCGAGAAACAATACCGCCGCAAGGACGGCCTGCTCGTGCCCGTGGAGCTGCGCGCCTACCTCCTGCGCAATGGCCAGGGCAAACCTTCGGGCATGTGGGCCATCGTGCGCGACGTCTCGGAGCGCAAACGCGCCGAAGAAGCCTTGCGGGATTCGCGGGAACTGCTCAACGACATCCTGGATTCCCTGCCCACCGCCGTGGCCGGCCTGGACGCCCAAGGGCAGGTGACCCACTGGAACGAGGCCGCCCGGATCTTCACGGGGCGCAGCCGCGACGAGGCCCTGGGGCATGCGGGCACGGAGACGCTCCCGGTGCTGGCCGCCCTGGGCGAAGGCCTGGTCCGGGTTATGGCCGGGCTGGGATCGGTGCAGGCGGAACGCGTCCCCGTGGAGAAGGGGAACACCACCCGGTTGCTCATGGTGCGGGCCAACCCTTTGAGGGGGGCTTCCCAGCACGGGGCCGTGGTGCTGGTGGACGACGTGACGGAACGCGAACGTCTGCGCGACATGATGGTCCAGACCGAAAAAATGATGAGCGTGGGCGGCCTGGCCGCAGGCATGGCCCACGAGATCAACAACCCCCTGGGCGGCATCCTCCAGGGCGTGCAGGTGCTGGACAAGCGCTTCCAGACGACGCTGCCCGCCAACCAGGAGGCGGCACGCGCGGCAGGCTGCGACATGGCCGCCATCCACGAGTACATGGAGCGGCGCGGGCTCTTCGCCATGCTGAGCGCCATCCAGGACGCGGCCCTCCGGGCCACGCGCATCGTCGCGGACATGCTGGAGTTCAGCCGCAAGAGCGAACGCACCTTCGTGCCCACGAACATCGGAGAGCTCATGGACCGCGCCGTGGCCCTGTGCTCCACGGACTACAGCCTGAAGAAACAGTACGACTTCAAGAACATCCGCATCGACCGGAATGTGTCGCCGGAGCTTCCCCCCGTGCGCTGCTCAGCCACACAGATCCAGCAGGTGCTCATGAACCTCCTGGGCAACGCCGCCCAGGCCATGGGCGGGCGCGGTCCGGGCCGGGAGCCGCCCCGCATAGCGCTCACCGCAGTGCGCGAGGGCGAGATGGTCCGCATCGAGGTGGAAGACAACGGTCCCGGCATGGAGGAATCCATCAGGCGGAAGATCTTCGAGCCCTTCTTCACCACCAAACCTGTGGGCGAGGGCACGGGGCTCGGTCTTTCAGTCTCCTATTTCATCGTCACCGAGAACCACCAGGGGAGCATCGAGGCGGAATCCTGGCCCGGCAAGGGCACACGCTTCATCATCCGGCTGCCCCTGGACGGCCCGGCAATCCGGGAGCCCGCGCTGTTCCCCCCCGCGTCCTGACCGGGCGGACGGACCGCCCGCTTGACCCGGGGCGCGGCCGAGGGCATCCTCCCCCACCGCCATGGATCCTACCCCTCTCATCGCCTTCGCCCTGGACCTCGCCCTGGGCGACCCTCCGTCCTGGCCGCACCCCGTGCGCTTGCTGGGCCTCGCCCTGGACCGTCTGGAGGCCCTGGCCAGAGGCCGCGCCGCCTCGCGGGCGGACGTCGCTTCGGGCTTGCACGGGCAGGACCAGGCAGGCGCGCGGCCCGGGGACGCCGCTTCGGGCGGGCTTCCGGCCGGAGCGGGGACCGTGGCGACTCCGGCCCTCCCGGGAGAGGTCTCGAATCCGGAGACGGACGCCGCGTCCCGCCGCTCCCCCGTCTTTCTGCGCCTTTTCGGGGCCGCAACGCTCCTTGGGCTGGGGGGGGCGGCGGCCGGGGCGGCGTACCTCCTGGCGCGTCTGCCCCTGCTGGGGTACGTCATCGCGCTCTACCTCTCCTTCGCGGGGCTGGCGCTGGGGCAGCTCCTGCGCGAGACGCGCCGCGTTGCCCGGCTCATGGAGACGCAACGGCTGGACGAAGCCCGCGCCGCCCTGGGGCGGCTGGTGAGCCGCGACACCTCCGCACTGGACGAGGCGGGCGTCTGGCGCACCCTGGCCGAGACGCTCTCGGAGAACTTCTGCGACGCCTTCGTCGCGCCCTTTTTCTATTTGTCTTTAGGCGGTCCGGCCCTGTTGTGGTTCTACAAGACGGCCTCCACCATGGACTCCATGTGGGGCTACAAGACGCCCCGCTTCAAGGACCTGGGCTGGGCAGGCGCGCGCGCCGACGATCTGCTGGCCTTCGTGCCCGCTCGGCTCTCCGCCGGGCTCCTGCTGGTGTGCGGCGCGGCCATGGGGCTACGCTGGGCGGACGCCCTGCGCCACACGCGGCGGGATGCGGCGCGCATGCAAAGCCCCAACGCGGGCTGGCCCATGGCCGCCTCCGCCTGGCTGTGCGGGGCCGCCATGGGAGGGCCGGCGGTTTATCATGGCAGGCTTGTTATCAAGCCGATACTGGGCCTGCATGGTAGCAATTGGGACGCTGATCGCGCCGCAACGCTCATTACACTCGTGAAACGGGCGGGATTCTGCATGCTTGTTTCATGGGTTATGATCACCCTCCTCCTTTCATGAGTTTTTTCGTGTAACCCTACTCTTGCAAAAAGAGGATATCCTGTGCAATAGGTACAGAAGGGATCAAGAGTTTTAAGGGAGGGCAGATTTATGGCACTCGAAGGTACCGTGAAGTGGTTTAGCGACAAAAAGGGCTACGGCTTCATCACCCGCGAGGGGGAGGATGACATTTTCGTCCACTACTCGTCCATCCAGGGCGACGGCTTCCGCACCCTGCGCGAAGGCGAGAAGGTGGAGTTCGAGATGGTCACCGGCGAGCGGGGCATGAAAGCGACCAATGTCGTGAAGGCCGATTCCTGATCGGAACGGCCGCGAGGAAAACGGGGAAACCCCGCCGGAGGCGACTCCGGCGGGGTTTTTTTGTTGTCCGGCGTGTCCCCCCCCCCGCGGCGGGGACGTTTGCTGGGGCAGGTGCCGCGCGTCGTGCGCGGCCCTGCGGCGGTTGCTATCTGCCCAGCTCTTCGCTGCGCTTTTTGGCCTTGTCCACGGCGTCCAGGATGGAGGCGCGCACGGCCATGCGGTCCATGTGGGCCAGGGCCGCGATGGTGGTTCCCGCGGGGGAGGTGACCATCTCGCGCAGGATGCTCGGATGGGTCATGCTTTCGCGGGCAAGGCGCAGGGAGCCTTCGAAGAGCTCCGCAACGATGGAGGCGGACTGGGGCCGCGAGAGCCCCGCGTGCACGCTGGCCTCGATGAGCGCCTCCATGAAGTAGAACACGTAGGCAGGTCCGGAGCCCGCCACGGCGGTAAAGGCGTCGAAGGCCTTCTCTTCGAGCACGTGGACGCTGCCCACGGTCCCGAAGATGCGCTGCACCATCTGCTTCTGTTGGGCGGTGAGGTGCGGGTGGTCCAGGCACACGGCCGAGACGCCGCCGCCTACCAGGGCAGGGGTGTTGGGCATCACGCGGACCACGGGGCAGGCTTCGCCGCTCCAGGCCGTGAGCTGGGCCGTGGTCACCCCCGCCGCGATGGAGATCAGGCACTTGTCCGCCGTGAGGGCGGGGTGGATGTCGGTGAGCACCGCCTTCATCTGCTGGGGCTTGACGCAGAGCACCACGTAGTCGGCCTGTGCCACCGCGTCGTGCATGGTGTCGGCCGCGCCCAGGGCGCACTGGGCGCACAGGGCGTTCAACTTCTCGCGATCCAGGTCGAACCCGGCGAGGCGGATGCCTTCCGCGCCGGAGAGGCCCTTGATCAGGGCCGCGCCCATGTTGCCCGTGCCGATGAAGGAGATGGCGGCCATGGCCTTAGCCCACCATTTCCATGGCGTTGAAGAAGAAGGAGATCTCGAAGGCGGCGGTCTCGGGCGCATCGGAGCCGTGTACGGAGTTTTCCTGCTTGGAAACGGCGAACACCTTGCGGATGGTGCCTTCGGCGGCCTGGGTGGGGTCGGTGGCCCCCATGAGCTCGCGGTAGCGCTTGATGGCGTCGTCGCCGGCCAGCACCACGGCCACGATGGGGCCGGAGGCCATGTATTCGGTAAGCTCCCCGAAGAAGGGGCGCTCGCGGTGCACGTGGTAGAATCCTTCGGCCTGGCGCTTGTCGAGCTGGAGCATCTTGAGGGCCATCACCTTGAGGCCGGCCTTTTCGACCATGAAAAGGATCGAGCCGATCAGGTTGCGGCGCACGGCGTCGGGCTTGATGAGGCAGAGAGTCAGTTCCATCGGGACCTTCCTGGGTTGGAGGTTCGCTTCGTCCAACCCCTGGTCCGGGACGCCCGTCCCACGCGGACGGAAGCCCTGCGGCCCCCCACCGGGGCCTTGCCCGACGCGCCGGGCACACCCCTGCCCGAATGCGCGCGCCCGGCCGGTCAGACCAGGAGCATCTTGTCCGAGGAGAACGCCTCGCCCTTGAGGGTGTAGAAGCGTTCCAGCAAGTCCTCAACGTTGAAGCGGCTTTTCTCCTCGCCCGCGATGTCCAGGATCACGCGTCCCTGGTGCATCATGATCAGGCGGTTGCCCAGCCGCAGGGCCTGGTTCATGTTGTGCGTGACCATGAGCGTGGTCAGTCCGTGATCGCGCACGAGGCGTTCGGTGAGCTCCAGCACCTGGGCTGCGGTCTTGGGGTCCAGGGCGGCGGTGTGCTCGTCCAGCAGGAGGATGTCCGGGCGCACCATGGTGGCCATGACCATGGTCAGCGACTGGCGCTGCCCGCCCGAGAGCAGGCCAACCTTGTCGGTGAGGCGGTTTTCCAGGCCCAGGCCGATCTCGGCCAGGAGTTCTTGGAAGCGCTGCCGGTCGCGGGATTTCACTCCGGGGACCAGCCTGCGCGCGCGTCCGCGCCGGTCGGCCAGGGCCAGGTTCTCCTCGATGGAGAGCGAGGCCGCCGAGCCCATGAGCGGGTCCTGGAAGACGCGGCCGATGTGGCTGGCGCGCCGGTGTTCGGGCCAGGAGGTGATGTCCCGGCCTTTGAGGGTGATGGCGCCGTGGTCGGGCAGGAAGGCCCCGGCCACGCAGTTGAGCGTGGTGGACTTGCCCGCGCCGTTGGAGCCGATCACGGTGATGAAGTCGCCCTCGGCGATGTCCAGGTTCACGCCGTCGAGGGCCAGCACCTCGCTGACGGTCCCCTTGTGGAAGCGTTTGGTGATGTCCTTGAGGGCGAGCATCAGGCCCCCGTCATGCGGGAGACGGCCCGCCGGAACCTGGGGAAGGTGAGCGCCGCCACCACCACCAGGGCCGTGATGAGGTTCAGGTCGCTGGGGGCGAAGGAGAAGGAGCCCACCTTGAGCGACAAAGCCAGGGCGATGGCCAGGCGGTAGGCCACGGAGCCCAGCACGGCGGCCAGGATCATGCGGCCCACGCGGCCCTTGCCCAGGAGCGTCTCGCCGATGATCACCGAGGCCAGCCCCGCCACGATGGTGCCCACGCCCATGTTCACGTCGGCGGAGCCCTGGTTCTGGGCCACCAGCGCGCCGCACAAGGCCACCATGGCGTTGGAGAGGCCCACGCCCAGCACGATCATGTTGCCGGTGTTCACGCCCAGGGCGGTGATCATGCGCGGGTTGTCGCCCGTGGCCAACATGGCCTGGCCCAGTTCCGTGCGGGTGAACCAGACCATTGCCAGGGCGGCCAGGGTGGTAGCGGCCGCGAAGAGCAGCGGGGCGGCCATCCAGGAGGGCATGCCCAGCGCGGCCAGGGGGTCTAGCACGGTGGGCTTGCCCAGCAGGGTGAAGTTGGGTTTGCCCATGATGCGGATGTTGATGGAATACAGGGCGATCATCACCAGGATGGAGGAGAGCAGGTGCAGGATGCGCAGGCGGGTGTTGAGAAGCCCCGTGACGGCTCCCGCGCAGAACCCGGCCAGCGTGGCGGGCACGAGCGAGAGGAAGGGGTCGAGCCCCGCGCCGATGCACACCGAGGAGACGGCCGCTCCCAGCGGGAGGGAGCCGTCCACGGTGAGGTCCGGGAAGTCCAGGATGCGGAAGGTGAGGTACACCCCCAGCACCATGAGCCCGAACACGAAGCCCTGTTCGAGCGCGCCGATGAATGCGTAGAAAGACATGGGGTCGGTCTCCGGGTTCGGCCGGTGTGGCCTCGAAAACCCCGGAGAAATGCACCGAAACGGCAGGAAAGTAAAGCGGGGCGGCGTGGAAAGCCCGGTTCTCCGGGCGCCCCGGCGGCAGGGTCAGGGGATGAGAGCCCTGAGAGCGTTCTGGAACTTGTCTCCGGCCAGGCCGCAGAGGGTCCCAAGGATCAGAGCGCTGCGCCAGTTCAGGCCCATGGTGATCTTGTCTTTGAAGCTGGTGTACTCGTAGACATTGAAAACGATGAACGCCAGAAGCATGGATGTGAGAAGCATGGTGGCATTGGTCGTCAATTCGACGGTGTTCGCCGAGAGCAGGGCAGCACAACTCTGGAGGACCTCCCGGAGAGCAACGAACGACTTCTCTTTGATGAACAGGCCTGCTGCGCTGAAGAGAACGGCCATCAAGGAGAGGACCAGAGGCACCGGGCTGATGATGGCCCCGGTTTCGCAATAGACCCGTTTAGCGGCGAATTTCTTGAGCTTTTTCACGCGCATTTCGTCGTCCAGCGGCTCCTCCCTGCAGGTGTCGGGAGCGGGGTCCGCCGGATCTGTCTTTGGCGACGGTGGTGAGGGCGTTTCCTGCTGCCCTGCCGCCTCGGTTGCGGGCTCTTCAGGAGCGGGGGCGTCCGGGCGTGGCGAGTCGCCGAGGGTGTCCTCCACGTACAGGCAGGTCACCCCCAGCAATTCCTGACGGGACTCGAACGGGTTGCGGCGGAAAAGGACGTGGATGGCCTGCGTGTGTTCCTTGCCCGGATCGATCCGGAAGATGGGTTTCATCTGGCGGGCGATGTACTTTTCCGTTTCTCCAAGTTCCTCGATGGCTTTTGCCAACACCGTCATCGAGGGCGTCAGGCATTTCACCTTGTCGCAGGCCGCAACCTCCTCTGCCAGGAGCTTGTAGATTGTCAACGCTGAATCATAGCCTGTGATGCAGATGTCCGGAAGGCAATCCTTGCGAAAGAGTGTTTCGATTTTGCGGAAACATATAGGAGTGTCGAATATTATGCTGTTGTTAGAGGTTTTGTTGATATAATCGATGTGTTTGAAAAGGAGTTTGGACGTAGAGGCGACGTAGGCC
Encoded proteins:
- a CDS encoding PAS domain-containing sensor histidine kinase, whose amino-acid sequence is MEGAAFSLDARVLGQLLLMQSVVNNLPDEQSIFSFVLKGLGEIPGVSGARRTSDIEDARPPREQGFALSVGAVARGALVLSIPDREAFAPYEQYVRNFCFMLAVILQERANRRVVEDHQRRLEEAVRVRTAQLDSQVAERMAAEQDLRRTKAMLERIIDTVPHSIFWKDAQSVYLGCNRAFARDAGVASPEEIVGRTDYELPWLPEEAGAYRADDRHVMETRRIKGPFLERQLAADGSHRWLETAKMPLIDEDGEVHGVLGVYADITRRRLDEESLRASEAKYRKLHESLMDGYVRMDLEGRILESNASFKALTGYDDAELALLTNEEITPSPWCELEAGIVREQVHNRGYSDVFEKQYRRKDGLLVPVELRAYLLRNGQGKPSGMWAIVRDVSERKRAEEALRDSRELLNDILDSLPTAVAGLDAQGQVTHWNEAARIFTGRSRDEALGHAGTETLPVLAALGEGLVRVMAGLGSVQAERVPVEKGNTTRLLMVRANPLRGASQHGAVVLVDDVTERERLRDMMVQTEKMMSVGGLAAGMAHEINNPLGGILQGVQVLDKRFQTTLPANQEAARAAGCDMAAIHEYMERRGLFAMLSAIQDAALRATRIVADMLEFSRKSERTFVPTNIGELMDRAVALCSTDYSLKKQYDFKNIRIDRNVSPELPPVRCSATQIQQVLMNLLGNAAQAMGGRGPGREPPRIALTAVREGEMVRIEVEDNGPGMEESIRRKIFEPFFTTKPVGEGTGLGLSVSYFIVTENHQGSIEAESWPGKGTRFIIRLPLDGPAIREPALFPPAS
- a CDS encoding CobD/CbiB family cobalamin biosynthesis protein is translated as MDPTPLIAFALDLALGDPPSWPHPVRLLGLALDRLEALARGRAASRADVASGLHGQDQAGARPGDAASGGLPAGAGTVATPALPGEVSNPETDAASRRSPVFLRLFGAATLLGLGGAAAGAAYLLARLPLLGYVIALYLSFAGLALGQLLRETRRVARLMETQRLDEARAALGRLVSRDTSALDEAGVWRTLAETLSENFCDAFVAPFFYLSLGGPALLWFYKTASTMDSMWGYKTPRFKDLGWAGARADDLLAFVPARLSAGLLLVCGAAMGLRWADALRHTRRDAARMQSPNAGWPMAASAWLCGAAMGGPAVYHGRLVIKPILGLHGSNWDADRAATLITLVKRAGFCMLVSWVMITLLLS
- a CDS encoding cold-shock protein is translated as MALEGTVKWFSDKKGYGFITREGEDDIFVHYSSIQGDGFRTLREGEKVEFEMVTGERGMKATNVVKADS
- the proC gene encoding pyrroline-5-carboxylate reductase, which translates into the protein MAAISFIGTGNMGAALIKGLSGAEGIRLAGFDLDREKLNALCAQCALGAADTMHDAVAQADYVVLCVKPQQMKAVLTDIHPALTADKCLISIAAGVTTAQLTAWSGEACPVVRVMPNTPALVGGGVSAVCLDHPHLTAQQKQMVQRIFGTVGSVHVLEEKAFDAFTAVAGSGPAYVFYFMEALIEASVHAGLSRPQSASIVAELFEGSLRLARESMTHPSILREMVTSPAGTTIAALAHMDRMAVRASILDAVDKAKKRSEELGR
- the ndk gene encoding nucleoside-diphosphate kinase → MELTLCLIKPDAVRRNLIGSILFMVEKAGLKVMALKMLQLDKRQAEGFYHVHRERPFFGELTEYMASGPIVAVVLAGDDAIKRYRELMGATDPTQAAEGTIRKVFAVSKQENSVHGSDAPETAAFEISFFFNAMEMVG
- a CDS encoding ABC transporter ATP-binding protein, whose protein sequence is MLALKDITKRFHKGTVSEVLALDGVNLDIAEGDFITVIGSNGAGKSTTLNCVAGAFLPDHGAITLKGRDITSWPEHRRASHIGRVFQDPLMGSAASLSIEENLALADRRGRARRLVPGVKSRDRQRFQELLAEIGLGLENRLTDKVGLLSGGQRQSLTMVMATMVRPDILLLDEHTAALDPKTAAQVLELTERLVRDHGLTTLMVTHNMNQALRLGNRLIMMHQGRVILDIAGEEKSRFNVEDLLERFYTLKGEAFSSDKMLLV
- a CDS encoding ABC transporter permease, which translates into the protein MSFYAFIGALEQGFVFGLMVLGVYLTFRILDFPDLTVDGSLPLGAAVSSVCIGAGLDPFLSLVPATLAGFCAGAVTGLLNTRLRILHLLSSILVMIALYSINIRIMGKPNFTLLGKPTVLDPLAALGMPSWMAAPLLFAAATTLAALAMVWFTRTELGQAMLATGDNPRMITALGVNTGNMIVLGVGLSNAMVALCGALVAQNQGSADVNMGVGTIVAGLASVIIGETLLGKGRVGRMILAAVLGSVAYRLAIALALSLKVGSFSFAPSDLNLITALVVVAALTFPRFRRAVSRMTGA